A genomic segment from Propionibacteriaceae bacterium ZF39 encodes:
- a CDS encoding SRPBCC domain-containing protein — protein sequence MTEEKQIVVTRVIDAPAEQIFDVLTDPARHQEFDGSGMIVSAEANIPRLQAVGEKFSMNMHHESQGGDYQMENEVVSIVVNELIAWAPARPGEEPPGWKWIYLLASRGPNTTRVVLTYDWENVTDEEIAANLPAIPAEALEESLNRLAAVFA from the coding sequence ATGACTGAAGAGAAGCAGATCGTGGTGACCCGCGTCATCGACGCTCCCGCCGAGCAGATCTTCGATGTGCTGACGGATCCGGCACGACACCAGGAGTTCGACGGCTCCGGGATGATCGTGTCCGCAGAGGCGAACATCCCGCGACTGCAGGCCGTGGGCGAGAAGTTCAGCATGAACATGCATCACGAGTCCCAGGGCGGGGACTATCAGATGGAGAACGAGGTGGTCTCCATCGTCGTCAACGAACTCATCGCCTGGGCCCCGGCGCGGCCCGGTGAGGAGCCCCCGGGCTGGAAGTGGATTTATCTGCTTGCCTCGCGCGGGCCGAACACCACCCGGGTCGTCCTCACCTACGACTGGGAGAACGTCACCGACGAAGAGATCGCCGCCAACCTCCCCGCGATTCCGGCTGAGGCGCTCGAGGAGTCGCTGAATCGCCTGGCGGCTGTGTTCGCCTGA